The proteins below are encoded in one region of Campylobacter helveticus:
- a CDS encoding D-glycero-alpha-D-manno-heptose-1,7-bisphosphate 7-phosphatase yields the protein MKKALFLDRDGVINVDKKYVHKIEDFEFCEGIFKLCRIFTQKNYLIFVITNQSGIARGYYDEKDFATLSAFMCEEFAKKGILINKIYHCPHLEGCECRKPKPGMFLKAYEEFDIDRENSFFIGDNLTDMQAGLKAGLKKLYLINSTQKGDFYQNYTNLNALLKDIEKGEICV from the coding sequence ATGAAAAAGGCTTTATTTTTAGACAGAGACGGCGTAATCAATGTCGATAAAAAATATGTTCACAAAATAGAAGATTTTGAATTTTGCGAGGGGATTTTTAAGCTTTGCCGAATTTTCACACAAAAAAATTATCTTATTTTTGTCATCACTAATCAATCAGGAATTGCAAGAGGCTATTATGATGAGAAAGATTTTGCGACATTAAGTGCTTTTATGTGTGAAGAATTTGCCAAAAAAGGAATTTTAATAAATAAAATTTATCATTGTCCGCATTTGGAGGGTTGTGAGTGTAGAAAGCCAAAGCCCGGTATGTTTTTAAAGGCTTATGAAGAATTTGACATCGATAGAGAAAATTCCTTTTTTATAGGCGATAATCTCACAGATATGCAAGCAGGACTTAAAGCAGGACTTAAAAAACTCTATCTTATAAATTCCACTCAAAAGGGCGATTTTTATCAAAATTATACTAATTTAAATGCACTTTTAAAAGACATCGAAAAGGGGGAAATATGCGTATAA
- the rho gene encoding transcription termination factor Rho: MEKEKKHQRTHIPVEGYKIEDLKLLDLENLVKIANECEIENPREFRRQELIFEILKAQTKKGGFILFTGILELSPEGYGFLRGMDANLSDSVNDAYVSNSQIRKFALRVGDIVTGQVREPKDQEKYYALLKIEAINYLPLKEAKERPLFDNLTPIFPTEKIKLEYDAMKLTGRVLDLFTPIGKGQRGLIVAPPRTGKTELMKELATAIAKNHSEMHLIVLLVDERPEEVTDMQRCVKGEVFSSTFDLPAYNHVRVAELVIEKAKRMVEMGKDVIILLDSITRLARAYNTATPSSGKVLSGGVDANALHKPKRFFGAARNIENGGSLTIIATALIDTGSRMDEVIFEEFKGTGNSEIVLDRSISDRRIYPAINIIKSGTRKEELLQGVTNLQKIWAIRSAISQMDDVEALKFLYSKMLKTKDNVELLSIMNE, translated from the coding sequence ATGGAAAAAGAAAAAAAACATCAAAGAACGCACATTCCCGTTGAGGGCTATAAAATAGAAGATTTAAAATTGCTTGACCTAGAAAATTTGGTTAAAATCGCTAATGAATGCGAAATAGAAAATCCTAGAGAATTTCGTAGGCAAGAGCTTATTTTTGAGATTTTAAAGGCTCAAACTAAAAAGGGCGGCTTTATACTTTTTACAGGAATTTTAGAACTTAGTCCTGAGGGCTATGGTTTTTTAAGAGGGATGGACGCAAATCTAAGCGATAGTGTCAATGATGCCTATGTTTCTAATTCTCAAATTCGCAAATTCGCCCTAAGAGTAGGGGACATTGTAACAGGGCAGGTTAGAGAGCCAAAAGACCAAGAGAAATATTATGCACTTTTAAAAATTGAAGCGATTAATTATCTCCCTCTTAAAGAGGCTAAAGAAAGACCGCTTTTTGATAATCTTACCCCCATTTTCCCCACAGAAAAAATCAAACTTGAATATGACGCAATGAAACTTACAGGCAGGGTGCTAGACCTTTTCACGCCGATTGGTAAGGGACAAAGAGGGCTTATAGTAGCCCCGCCTCGCACAGGTAAAACTGAGTTGATGAAAGAACTTGCCACCGCTATAGCTAAGAATCACTCTGAAATGCACTTAATCGTGCTTTTGGTCGATGAAAGACCGGAAGAGGTTACTGATATGCAGCGTTGCGTTAAGGGTGAGGTATTTAGCTCGACTTTTGATTTGCCAGCTTATAATCACGTGCGTGTAGCCGAGCTTGTCATAGAAAAAGCAAAAAGAATGGTAGAAATGGGCAAGGATGTCATCATCTTGCTAGATAGTATTACGCGTCTTGCTAGAGCTTATAATACAGCCACTCCAAGCTCGGGAAAAGTTTTAAGCGGGGGCGTGGATGCAAATGCTTTGCATAAGCCAAAACGCTTTTTTGGAGCGGCTAGAAATATAGAAAATGGAGGCTCACTTACCATTATCGCTACGGCTCTTATTGATACGGGTTCGAGAATGGACGAGGTGATTTTTGAGGAATTTAAAGGCACAGGAAATAGTGAAATCGTGCTAGATAGAAGTATATCAGATAGAAGAATTTACCCTGCGATTAATATCATTAAATCAGGCACAAGAAAAGAAGAGCTTTTGCAAGGGGTTACGAATTTGCAAAAAATTTGGGCAATTCGCTCCGCTATTTCACAAATGGACGATGTGGAGGCGCTTAAATTCTTGTATTCTAAAATGCTTAAAACAAAAGACAATGTTGAGCTTTTATCTATAATGAATGAGTAG
- the rfaD gene encoding ADP-glyceromanno-heptose 6-epimerase, producing MRIIITGGAGFIGSNLALALQENNEILIIDKMRSDKKLDNGNLESFGHFKNLLDFKGELFVGDINEAKTFEVMREFKPETIFHQAAISDTTAYNQTQVLSVNLNSFKDFIKLAIKCDSKLIYASSASVYGDMPSPQKVGYEEPKNPYAFSKLMMDKLAQKYFNELHIVGLRYFNIYGKNEFFKGKTASMILQFGLQILSGKNPRLFEGSEKIYRDFTYIKDVVNANLKALETKSGIYNVGSGKARTFKDIVDILQKELGTNLDYEWIKNPYEKAYQFHTQAHLSENFYTSEFELEAGIKDYLPEIKRIFEKEYNA from the coding sequence ATGCGTATAATTATCACAGGAGGAGCAGGCTTTATCGGTTCAAATTTAGCCCTTGCTTTGCAAGAAAATAATGAAATTTTAATCATCGACAAAATGCGAAGCGATAAAAAACTCGATAATGGAAATTTAGAAAGTTTTGGACATTTCAAAAATTTGCTTGATTTTAAGGGAGAGCTTTTTGTAGGCGACATCAACGAAGCAAAAACTTTTGAAGTGATGCGTGAATTTAAACCCGAAACCATCTTTCATCAAGCAGCCATTTCGGACACCACAGCCTATAATCAAACCCAAGTTTTAAGCGTGAATTTAAATAGCTTTAAGGACTTCATTAAACTTGCTATTAAATGCGACTCTAAGCTTATCTACGCAAGCTCTGCTAGTGTGTATGGAGATATGCCAAGCCCTCAAAAAGTAGGCTATGAAGAGCCTAAAAACCCTTACGCTTTTTCAAAATTAATGATGGATAAACTTGCACAAAAATATTTTAACGAGCTTCATATCGTGGGGCTACGCTATTTTAATATTTATGGGAAAAATGAATTTTTTAAAGGCAAAACCGCCTCGATGATTTTACAATTTGGCTTACAAATTTTAAGTGGGAAAAATCCGCGTTTATTTGAAGGAAGTGAAAAAATTTATAGAGATTTTACCTATATAAAAGATGTTGTAAATGCGAATTTAAAAGCCTTAGAAACAAAAAGTGGAATTTATAATGTAGGCAGTGGCAAGGCAAGGACTTTTAAAGATATTGTAGATATTTTACAAAAAGAACTTGGCACAAATTTAGACTATGAGTGGATTAAAAATCCCTATGAAAAAGCCTATCAATTTCACACCCAGGCACATTTAAGTGAGAACTTTTACACAAGCGAATTTGAACTTGAAGCTGGGATAAAGGATTACCTGCCTGAAATTAAACGCATTTTTGAAAAGGAATATAATGCTTGA
- the nrfH gene encoding cytochrome c nitrite reductase small subunit, producing the protein MGQKRAFTNLFGIFLLLLFALFAVGFYTFYNAKGFSYFSNSSESCNNCHIMNEVYNDYLAASHSKKVKGEARASCADCHLPHQGVDKWIAKAQSGLSHAYAFTFKLDALPTNLSATQKSKEMVQNNCIRCHSDYAGVAINATANPHKDNSLSCVSCHSGVGHKRGF; encoded by the coding sequence TTGGGGCAAAAAAGAGCTTTTACAAATCTTTTTGGTATTTTTTTACTTTTGCTTTTTGCTTTATTTGCTGTGGGTTTTTATACCTTTTATAATGCAAAAGGTTTTTCTTATTTTAGCAACTCAAGCGAATCTTGCAATAATTGCCATATTATGAATGAGGTTTATAATGACTATTTAGCAGCTTCTCATTCTAAAAAAGTTAAGGGTGAGGCACGAGCGAGTTGTGCGGATTGTCATTTACCACATCAAGGCGTGGATAAGTGGATAGCAAAAGCTCAAAGTGGCTTATCTCACGCTTATGCTTTTACTTTTAAACTCGATGCGTTGCCAACAAATTTAAGTGCAACACAAAAAAGCAAAGAAATGGTGCAAAATAACTGCATTCGTTGTCATAGCGACTATGCTGGGGTGGCTATCAATGCGACAGCCAACCCTCATAAAGATAATTCTTTAAGTTGTGTTTCGTGTCATAGTGGCGTTGGGCATAAACGCGGATTTTAA
- the ccoS gene encoding cbb3-type cytochrome oxidase assembly protein CcoS, giving the protein MNLVIMMMIGVSIVVFFIILATLLWGIKNKQFDDDYKFITLNDDEESLKEAVELERRKKETLRDKARKEP; this is encoded by the coding sequence ATGAATTTGGTCATAATGATGATGATAGGTGTTTCCATAGTCGTCTTTTTTATTATACTTGCGACCTTACTTTGGGGGATTAAAAATAAGCAATTTGACGATGATTATAAATTCATCACGCTTAATGACGATGAAGAAAGTTTAAAAGAAGCGGTAGAACTTGAACGCCGTAAAAAAGAGACGTTGAGAGATAAGGCTCGTAAAGAGCCTTAA
- a CDS encoding c-type cytochrome, translating to MKKFVAISALTCLAISAYAADGATLYKKCAVCHGPKADKVYLNKVPALKSISTAERLQYMKEYLEGKRNAYGQGAIMKINLKGLTEEDFKAIEAYIETL from the coding sequence ATGAAAAAATTTGTTGCAATTTCAGCTTTAACCTGTTTGGCTATCTCAGCTTATGCGGCAGATGGTGCTACGCTTTATAAAAAATGTGCAGTTTGCCACGGACCAAAGGCTGATAAGGTGTATCTTAATAAGGTCCCAGCACTTAAAAGTATTTCGACTGCTGAAAGACTTCAATATATGAAAGAATATTTAGAGGGTAAAAGAAATGCTTATGGACAGGGTGCAATTATGAAAATCAATCTTAAAGGTTTAACGGAGGAAGATTTTAAAGCTATTGAAGCTTATATCGAAACTCTATAA
- a CDS encoding glycosyltransferase family 25 protein, whose amino-acid sequence MKVFIINLKRSTQRKRAMEEQIAKLLNEEKTLRDKLEFIFFEAVDGDGGEEFAKFHPAWAKYLNGRKLSSGEKGCFASHYKLWQKCLELNESIFVLEDDVEFTQAFNAQNLEKILKSPYEYVRIHYIKEKSSYALNNHFNITFSNVGGTRGYFIKPSAAKKFIKHTRILINPVDDSMDYSTVSNIIFKPLFLQDFDTASDIAATREREREQLQIHA is encoded by the coding sequence ATGAAAGTTTTCATCATCAACCTCAAACGCTCCACGCAAAGAAAAAGGGCGATGGAGGAACAAATTGCTAAACTTTTAAATGAAGAAAAGACTCTCAGAGATAAACTAGAATTCATCTTTTTTGAAGCTGTTGATGGAGATGGGGGAGAGGAATTTGCCAAATTTCACCCTGCTTGGGCGAAATATTTAAATGGTAGAAAGTTAAGTTCGGGTGAAAAAGGCTGTTTTGCAAGTCATTATAAATTATGGCAAAAGTGCTTAGAGCTTAATGAGAGCATTTTTGTGCTTGAGGACGATGTGGAATTTACTCAGGCTTTTAACGCACAAAATTTAGAAAAAATTTTAAAAAGTCCCTATGAGTATGTGAGAATTCACTACATAAAAGAAAAGAGTTCTTACGCTCTTAATAATCATTTTAATATCACTTTTTCAAATGTAGGGGGAACGAGAGGCTATTTCATCAAGCCTAGTGCGGCTAAAAAATTCATAAAACACACGCGAATTTTAATCAATCCCGTTGATGATAGTATGGATTATAGCACTGTTTCAAACATCATCTTTAAACCTCTTTTTCTGCAAGATTTTGACACAGCAAGTGATATAGCCGCTACAAGAGAGAGAGAGAGAGAACAACTACAAATTCACGCGTGA
- a CDS encoding heavy metal translocating P-type ATPase: MKCEHCKLNFKQEQMREKNGLFFCCRGCESVYEILHDKGLDEFYQRLGNHSLKPVDLNGETKNYDEFIHKTKEGFSEIYLLIHGIECAACIWLNEKVLIRQKGILELDINHLNHKARIVFDEKTISLKEILKLIESIGYKASAYDANKSEKKAQSLKREFYSKMVVAIACVMNVMWIAVAKYAGFFSGMERDIKDILNFAEFILASPVLFYTGSSFYKSAFNALKHKNLNMDTLVISGASLAYIYSLWAMFFRVGEVYFDSVAMIICFVFVGKYLEVFSKKRALDTIDGLNDFLQNEVLVFNGVEFKPKEVQKVALGDIILLRAGDKILIDGICTKGEASVDSSSLNGENTPQLIKKGDVLNSACILIDGSVEYKATKLYKDSKLSQIIKLLEFASSKKTKLINLVNQISGYFSKTILSLALLCFCFWFFYLNESVEISLINAISVLIIACPCALALATPVSNLIALGKAFKHNILFKDSSVIENLNKCDIAVFDKTGVLTKLELEIDKFYLSEKLDTNALYTFLKLSKHPIAKSVAGFLKQKGAKEKNLDFKELKNISARGLKAHLNGDIFLGGNETFLKENHIKIEKKLENSHFIFAKNKEILAFFELKSVLREGAKELINYLKKEKKEVMILSGDNEFAVKKIVEELEISNYKASCLPEDKMKELEKLSQNHKILFVGDGVNDALALKFASVSITLKEGSDLAIENSDILLLKNDLNSLKTALKLSKFTFKIIKQNLAFSLFYNVLSLPLAFLGLINPLIAALSMSFSSIIVVLNALRIKK, translated from the coding sequence ATGAAGTGTGAGCATTGTAAATTAAACTTCAAACAAGAGCAAATGCGTGAGAAAAATGGGCTATTTTTTTGTTGTAGGGGCTGTGAAAGTGTGTATGAAATTTTACACGACAAAGGGCTTGATGAGTTTTATCAAAGACTTGGGAATCATAGCCTAAAACCCGTTGATTTAAATGGGGAAACAAAAAATTATGACGAATTTATCCATAAAACAAAAGAGGGTTTTAGCGAAATTTATCTTCTTATACATGGCATAGAATGTGCGGCTTGTATATGGCTTAATGAAAAGGTTTTGATAAGACAAAAAGGCATACTAGAACTTGACATCAACCACCTCAACCATAAGGCAAGAATTGTTTTTGACGAAAAAACAATCAGCCTTAAAGAAATTTTAAAACTCATCGAAAGCATAGGCTATAAAGCAAGTGCTTATGATGCAAACAAAAGTGAGAAAAAAGCACAAAGTTTAAAACGCGAATTTTATTCTAAAATGGTCGTTGCTATCGCTTGTGTGATGAATGTGATGTGGATAGCGGTGGCAAAATATGCCGGCTTTTTTAGCGGTATGGAAAGGGATATTAAGGACATTTTAAATTTCGCTGAATTTATCCTTGCCTCACCTGTGCTTTTTTATACAGGCTCAAGTTTTTACAAAAGTGCTTTCAATGCCCTAAAACATAAAAACTTAAATATGGACACTCTAGTCATTAGCGGGGCAAGTTTGGCTTATATTTATTCTTTATGGGCGATGTTTTTTAGGGTGGGGGAAGTGTATTTTGACTCTGTGGCTATGATTATTTGCTTTGTTTTCGTAGGTAAATATTTAGAAGTTTTTAGCAAAAAACGCGCCCTTGACACAATCGATGGCTTAAACGACTTCTTACAAAATGAAGTTTTGGTTTTTAACGGCGTAGAATTTAAACCAAAAGAAGTGCAAAAAGTCGCACTTGGAGACATTATTTTACTAAGAGCTGGGGATAAAATTTTAATCGATGGAATTTGCACAAAAGGCGAAGCAAGTGTAGATAGCTCTTCTTTAAATGGTGAAAACACACCTCAGCTCATCAAAAAAGGTGATGTGTTAAATTCAGCCTGTATCTTAATAGACGGCAGTGTAGAATACAAAGCTACCAAACTTTACAAAGACTCTAAACTCTCGCAAATTATTAAGCTTTTGGAATTTGCAAGTTCAAAAAAAACCAAACTTATCAATCTCGTCAATCAAATCAGCGGCTATTTTTCAAAAACCATTTTAAGCCTTGCCCTACTTTGCTTTTGTTTTTGGTTTTTCTACCTTAATGAAAGCGTGGAAATTTCGCTCATTAATGCCATTTCGGTTTTAATCATAGCCTGTCCTTGTGCCTTAGCTCTTGCCACGCCTGTTAGTAATCTCATCGCACTTGGTAAAGCTTTTAAGCACAATATACTTTTTAAAGACTCAAGTGTCATTGAAAATTTAAATAAATGCGATATTGCCGTCTTTGATAAAACGGGTGTTTTAACTAAATTAGAACTTGAAATTGATAAATTTTATCTTAGTGAGAAGCTTGATACAAACGCACTTTACACCTTTTTAAAACTCTCAAAGCACCCCATAGCAAAAAGCGTGGCAGGGTTTTTAAAACAAAAAGGAGCTAAAGAAAAAAATTTAGACTTTAAAGAGCTTAAAAATATCAGTGCTAGAGGCTTAAAAGCTCATTTAAATGGAGATATTTTCTTGGGAGGCAATGAGACATTTTTGAAAGAAAATCACATTAAAATAGAAAAAAAGCTAGAAAATTCACATTTCATCTTCGCTAAAAATAAAGAAATTTTAGCTTTTTTTGAACTTAAAAGCGTGTTAAGAGAGGGAGCGAAAGAATTAATTAATTATCTAAAAAAAGAAAAAAAAGAAGTGATGATTTTAAGCGGAGATAATGAATTTGCTGTTAAAAAAATAGTCGAAGAGCTTGAAATTTCAAATTACAAAGCTTCTTGTTTGCCAGAGGATAAAATGAAAGAATTAGAAAAACTCTCGCAAAATCACAAAATCTTATTTGTCGGCGATGGAGTAAATGATGCTTTAGCCTTAAAATTTGCCTCCGTTTCAATTACCTTAAAAGAGGGAAGTGATTTAGCTATTGAAAATAGTGATATTTTGCTTTTGAAAAATGACTTAAATTCTTTAAAAACAGCCCTTAAACTCTCCAAATTTACCTTTAAAATTATCAAACAAAATTTAGCTTTTTCGCTTTTTTATAATGTTTTGAGCCTACCTTTAGCATTTTTAGGACTTATTAATCCTCTCATCGCTGCTTTATCGATGTCTTTTAGTAGTATAATTGTCGTTTTAAATGCACTAAGGATTAAAAAATGA
- the rfaE1 gene encoding D-glycero-beta-D-manno-heptose-7-phosphate kinase produces the protein MLENLSKQSPKILVVGDFMVDNYIWSECSRISPEAPVLIAKSLKQEKRLGGAANVYANLANLKARVFALGVVGDDEAGEFLKRHLKGVILTQKGRKTPLKNRILAHNQQVLRLDEEDSSKIRLEDELITNFNTIAKDFEAIILSDYGKGVLSEKVCQALICRANELNIPILIDPKGNDYSKYQNATLLTPNKKEALEALKFKDLKGENLKLAIKKLKNDFHLKYSIITLSEDGIALFDEDLHLISARALEVYDVTGAGDSVIAVLAFCLACKVPILNACELANEAAAVVVSKIGSVSVSFDEIKSLNLSTFEKKIKSKEELVALLENLKDKKIVFTNGCFDIVHFGHLSYLEQAKKLGDILIVGLNSDASVKRLKGEKRPINKAYERACMLGAFYFVDFVCIFEEDTPLELIKTLKPDVLVKGADYEGKEVVGSELVKEVRLLEFQQGFSTTSLIEKIRRN, from the coding sequence ATGCTTGAAAATTTAAGCAAACAAAGCCCTAAGATTCTTGTTGTGGGTGATTTTATGGTGGATAATTACATTTGGAGTGAGTGCTCAAGAATTAGCCCAGAAGCTCCCGTTTTAATCGCAAAATCCCTCAAACAAGAAAAAAGATTAGGCGGGGCGGCAAATGTCTATGCAAATTTAGCTAATCTTAAAGCTAGAGTTTTTGCACTTGGTGTCGTGGGAGATGATGAAGCGGGAGAGTTTTTAAAGCGTCATTTAAAAGGTGTTATTCTCACACAAAAAGGACGCAAAACTCCACTTAAAAACAGAATTCTAGCTCACAATCAACAAGTTTTAAGGCTCGATGAGGAAGATAGCTCTAAAATCAGGCTAGAAGATGAACTCATCACAAATTTTAATACCATCGCAAAAGATTTTGAGGCAATTATCTTGAGCGATTATGGAAAGGGGGTTTTGAGTGAAAAAGTGTGTCAAGCTCTTATTTGTAGGGCAAATGAGCTTAATATCCCTATTTTAATCGACCCAAAGGGAAATGATTATAGCAAATATCAAAACGCCACTCTCTTAACGCCCAATAAAAAAGAAGCTTTGGAGGCTTTGAAATTTAAGGACTTAAAGGGAGAAAATTTAAAACTTGCCATTAAAAAGCTTAAAAATGACTTTCATTTAAAATACTCCATCATCACGCTTTCAGAAGACGGCATAGCCTTGTTTGATGAAGATTTACACCTAATCAGTGCTAGAGCTTTGGAGGTTTATGATGTAACTGGGGCTGGAGATAGTGTCATTGCTGTTTTAGCCTTTTGTCTAGCTTGTAAAGTGCCTATTTTAAATGCTTGTGAATTAGCCAACGAGGCAGCGGCTGTGGTTGTAAGTAAGATAGGCAGCGTGAGCGTGAGTTTTGACGAGATAAAAAGCCTCAATTTAAGCACTTTCGAAAAGAAAATTAAAAGCAAAGAAGAACTTGTGGCTTTACTTGAAAATTTAAAGGATAAAAAAATCGTCTTTACCAACGGCTGCTTTGACATCGTGCATTTTGGGCATTTAAGCTATTTAGAGCAGGCGAAAAAACTAGGCGATATTTTAATCGTAGGGCTTAATTCAGACGCTAGTGTCAAAAGACTAAAAGGAGAAAAACGCCCTATCAATAAGGCATATGAAAGGGCTTGTATGCTGGGGGCTTTTTATTTTGTAGATTTTGTGTGTATATTTGAGGAGGACACTCCGCTTGAGTTAATCAAAACTTTAAAACCTGATGTTTTGGTAAAGGGGGCAGATTATGAGGGCAAAGAGGTCGTGGGAAGTGAGCTTGTCAAAGAAGTGAGATTACTTGAATTTCAGCAAGGTTTTAGCACCACCTCTCTCATAGAAAAAATACGAAGGAATTAA
- a CDS encoding DNA polymerase III subunit gamma/tau, with amino-acid sequence MLQALAIKYRPKTFDELVGQKAVSASLKYALNSKRLAHAYLFSGLRGSGKTSSARIFSRALVCDEGPSATPCGICKQCKAALEGKHIDIIEMDAASNRGLEDIQSLIEQTKYAPSMARFKIFIIDEVHMLTSQAANALLKTLEEPPSYVKFILATTDPLKLPATVLSRTQHFRFKQIAQSEILTHLKEILEKEQVGFEEEALKFIARSGNGSLRDTLTLLDQAIIFSENHISTAKITEMLGFLDPSKIKEFYRAILHKDREKVFEFLEELQDYEASSVIDEMLFYLKESFFSRSEEFTTLIYERFFRILSRAKNLICDDDGFTLCVMAFMMMEASYLKEIDTQINELQNKIDKPLNQTKEEGIKIENFKPQTSQNAYELLIAKIYDRDYELAECFKQSTKFIGYENSTLIISSNAQGQNRTSLNQGFKLIQELLKEIFGENARIEVRKEVIIDESKLQSLKQNAKNLDLNLEFDALRKDAKKADPQGETKEALRRCFGDPQVE; translated from the coding sequence ATGCTTCAAGCTTTAGCGATAAAATATCGTCCTAAGACTTTTGATGAGTTAGTAGGGCAAAAGGCTGTCAGTGCGAGTTTAAAATACGCTTTAAATTCTAAGCGTCTTGCGCACGCTTATCTTTTTTCTGGACTGCGTGGAAGTGGGAAAACCTCAAGTGCAAGAATTTTTTCTCGTGCTTTAGTGTGCGATGAGGGACCTAGTGCCACGCCTTGTGGAATTTGTAAGCAGTGCAAGGCTGCACTTGAGGGCAAACACATCGACATTATAGAAATGGACGCAGCGAGTAATAGGGGGCTTGAAGATATACAAAGCCTTATAGAGCAAACTAAATACGCCCCTTCAATGGCGCGTTTTAAAATTTTCATCATCGATGAGGTGCATATGCTTACCTCTCAAGCGGCAAATGCTTTACTTAAGACCCTTGAAGAGCCTCCAAGCTATGTGAAATTCATTTTAGCGACAACAGACCCTTTAAAACTTCCAGCCACAGTGCTTTCACGCACGCAGCATTTTCGTTTTAAGCAAATCGCTCAAAGTGAAATTTTGACACATCTTAAAGAAATTTTAGAAAAAGAGCAGGTGGGTTTTGAAGAAGAGGCTTTAAAATTCATCGCAAGAAGTGGAAATGGCTCTTTACGCGATACCCTTACGCTTTTAGACCAAGCGATAATTTTTAGTGAAAATCACATTAGCACGGCTAAAATTACTGAAATGCTTGGCTTTTTAGACCCGTCTAAAATCAAAGAATTTTACCGCGCTATTTTGCATAAAGACAGAGAAAAGGTATTTGAATTTTTAGAAGAATTGCAAGACTATGAAGCTAGTAGTGTGATTGATGAAATGCTTTTTTATCTTAAAGAAAGTTTTTTTTCAAGAAGTGAGGAATTTACAACTTTAATCTATGAGAGATTTTTTAGGATACTTTCAAGGGCGAAAAATTTAATTTGTGATGATGATGGATTTACGCTTTGTGTGATGGCTTTTATGATGATGGAGGCAAGTTATTTAAAAGAAATCGACACGCAGATTAATGAACTGCAAAATAAGATTGACAAGCCTTTAAATCAAACTAAAGAAGAGGGCATTAAGATAGAAAATTTTAAGCCTCAAACTAGTCAAAATGCCTATGAGCTTTTAATTGCAAAAATTTATGATAGGGATTATGAACTTGCGGAGTGTTTTAAGCAAAGCACGAAATTTATAGGATATGAAAATTCCACTTTAATCATTAGCTCCAATGCGCAGGGGCAAAATCGCACTTCATTAAATCAAGGCTTTAAGCTTATACAAGAATTATTAAAGGAAATTTTTGGAGAAAATGCTAGGATAGAAGTGCGAAAAGAGGTTATTATCGATGAGAGCAAATTGCAAAGTCTTAAACAAAATGCGAAGAATCTTGATTTAAATTTGGAATTTGACGCCTTGCGCAAAGACGCCAAGAAGGCAGACCCTCAAGGTGAGACTAAAGAAGCTTTAAGGCGATGTTTTGGCGATCCTCAAGTGGAGTAA